CCTGACGGCCGACTACCGTCACGACCTGCCTGCGATGGCCGCGGCCGTCACCCCGGACACGAGGATGGTCTTCGTCGCGAACCCAAACAATCCCACTGGGACGATCGTGTCCGGACAGGAACTGGAAGCGTTCGTCGATGCGCTTCCCGGGCACGTCCTCGTCGTTTTGGACGAAGCCTATTTCGAGTTCGCGGACGGGGACGAAGGACACGTCGACGGTCTCTCGTTGCTCAGGTCGGGACGACGTGTCGCCGTCCTGAGGACGTTCAGCAAGGCTTACGGCCTGGCCGGCATCCGGGTCGGGTTCGGGTTTGCCGATCCCGAAGTCGTCCAGGCTTTCGAGTCGGCACGGAGCCCGTTCGACGTCAACAGCCTCGCTCAAGAGGCCGCCCTGGCCGCCTTGGACGACGTGGCCCATTTGGCCGAAACGGTCCGGTCGGCCAAGGAGGGTCGTCGGCGCATCGAGGACTTCCTGACCGGCCAAGGCTTCGAAGTCATCCCGAGTCACGCCAATTTCGTCTGCTTCGACACGGGAGGGCCTGCAGCGGACCTGGCCCAAGAATTGCTGCACCAAGGCGTCATCGTGAGACCTTGTACGGCCCTAGGGCTTCCCCGCCACATCCGCGTCAGTGTCGGGACTCCCTCTGAGGTCGACCGGTTCGTCCAGGCCGTCCTGACGACGACGAAAGGCAAGGTGACGGCGTGATCATCGTCCTGAGGCAGGGGCATCCGGACGCCGTCACCAAGGTGACCAAGGAACTGGAAGACCACGGATATCAGGTCTTGCCCGTTTTCGGAGTCGAGAAGACGATCGTCTGTGCCGTCGGAGGGGAAGAGCACCGGAACGTCGATTTC
This genomic window from Armatimonadota bacterium contains:
- a CDS encoding histidinol-phosphate transaminase; this translates as MSYSIRPAVQRMRPYPPGRPIEEVQRELGLSDLVKLASNENPLGPSPRAVEAAKRAAETMNVYPDARSYRLRATLAERNGLTPDHVLLGCGSDEIIGILGDVFLEPGREMVMGDPSFIRYEAAAQVNGAKLVKVPLTADYRHDLPAMAAAVTPDTRMVFVANPNNPTGTIVSGQELEAFVDALPGHVLVVLDEAYFEFADGDEGHVDGLSLLRSGRRVAVLRTFSKAYGLAGIRVGFGFADPEVVQAFESARSPFDVNSLAQEAALAALDDVAHLAETVRSAKEGRRRIEDFLTGQGFEVIPSHANFVCFDTGGPAADLAQELLHQGVIVRPCTALGLPRHIRVSVGTPSEVDRFVQAVLTTTKGKVTA